The Haladaptatus cibarius D43 genome window below encodes:
- a CDS encoding NusA-like transcription termination signal-binding factor, with product MTVTLSDTARQYIALFEDETGATARDCIVLTEENEETDGEDTNRIIFVVKSGEMAQAIGPGGESVQAVEDRLDANVELVEDADSADTFVANALAPAEVRHVTISENDDTVAYAEVAQADTGVAIGAGGRNIEAAKLLSERHFDVDDIQLT from the coding sequence ATGACGGTCACTCTTTCCGACACGGCACGCCAGTACATCGCCCTTTTCGAGGACGAAACGGGCGCGACGGCCCGTGATTGCATCGTGTTGACCGAAGAGAACGAAGAAACCGATGGCGAAGATACAAATCGCATCATCTTCGTCGTCAAGTCAGGCGAGATGGCGCAAGCCATCGGCCCCGGCGGCGAGAGCGTTCAGGCGGTCGAAGATCGTCTGGACGCAAACGTAGAACTGGTGGAGGACGCGGACAGCGCGGACACGTTCGTCGCAAATGCGCTCGCTCCGGCGGAAGTCCGCCATGTCACCATCAGTGAGAACGACGACACGGTGGCCTACGCAGAAGTCGCGCAGGCCGACACCGGGGTCGCCATCGGTGCTGGCGGTCGCAACATCGAGGCGGCGAAACTGCTGTCGGAACGTCATTTCGACGTAGATGACATTCAGTTGACCTGA
- the rpoA2 gene encoding DNA-directed RNA polymerase subunit A'' — MTEVTDDMEAIVEDTELPRRLKDEVYETIESRDGISVEQVDEIARAVETRYFNTRVDPLDPVGTVSAQSIGEPGTQMTMNTFHYAGVAEIDVTQGLPRLIELVDARKTPDTPMMTVHLDDEFADNRERAHEVVWQIEATKILALGDISTNVADMIVSINLNEDTLEERMITPDEVSGIIEDSLGVETNQQGTVIEFGPDQPSYRKLLQLVEELREIVFKGIEDITRVVIRKEKMDDGGEEFVLYTEGSAFGDVIEIDGVDASRTTSNNIHEIYRNLGVEAAREAIIEETMDTLEEQGLGDVNVRHLMLVSDIMTNRGTIESIGRHGISGSKESVLARAAFEVTVNHLLDAAIHGEIDDLNGVIENVIVGKPIKLGTGDVDLRMGSVSRGAEPSD, encoded by the coding sequence ATGACTGAAGTTACGGACGACATGGAGGCAATCGTAGAGGACACGGAGCTTCCGCGACGCCTCAAAGACGAAGTGTACGAAACCATCGAATCGCGCGACGGGATTTCCGTCGAACAAGTGGACGAAATCGCACGCGCGGTCGAAACGCGCTACTTCAACACGCGAGTTGACCCGCTCGACCCGGTCGGAACGGTGAGCGCCCAATCCATCGGGGAGCCGGGAACGCAGATGACGATGAACACGTTCCACTATGCGGGCGTGGCGGAAATCGACGTGACCCAAGGGCTTCCGCGACTCATCGAACTCGTGGACGCTCGGAAGACGCCGGATACACCGATGATGACGGTGCATCTGGACGACGAGTTCGCCGACAACCGCGAACGCGCCCACGAAGTCGTCTGGCAAATCGAGGCGACGAAGATTCTGGCGCTCGGTGACATCTCCACAAACGTCGCCGACATGATTGTCTCGATCAATCTGAACGAGGACACGCTCGAAGAGCGGATGATTACTCCGGACGAAGTCTCGGGCATCATCGAAGACAGTCTCGGCGTCGAAACGAATCAGCAGGGAACGGTTATCGAATTCGGCCCCGACCAGCCGAGTTACCGCAAACTCCTTCAGTTGGTCGAAGAACTCCGCGAAATCGTCTTCAAGGGAATCGAGGACATCACCCGCGTTGTCATCCGCAAGGAGAAGATGGACGACGGAGGCGAGGAGTTCGTCCTCTACACCGAAGGCTCCGCGTTCGGTGACGTTATCGAAATCGACGGCGTGGACGCCTCGCGCACCACGTCGAACAACATCCACGAGATTTACCGCAACCTCGGCGTCGAAGCGGCCCGTGAGGCCATCATCGAAGAGACGATGGACACCCTCGAAGAGCAGGGGCTTGGCGACGTGAACGTTCGACACCTAATGTTGGTTTCGGACATCATGACCAACCGGGGCACCATCGAATCCATCGGTCGCCACGGTATCTCCGGAAGCAAGGAGTCCGTGCTTGCCCGCGCGGCATTCGAGGTGACGGTGAACCACCTGCTCGATGCCGCCATCCACGGCGAAATCGACGACTTGAACGGCGTCATCGAGAATGTCATCGTCGGCAAGCCAATCAAACTCGGCACGGGTGACGTTGACCTCCGGATGGGTTCGGTCAGTCGCGGCGCAGAGCCTTCGGACTGA